One genomic region from Streptomyces sp. Li-HN-5-11 encodes:
- a CDS encoding CpaF family protein, which produces MSLRARINSPEEHGSWGEDGHLVASYRAKLLEEIDLAEMSSLAAADRRARLERVLGHIISREGPVLSTVERAQLIRRVVDEALGLGILEPLLEDASITEIMVNGPDAIFVERGGRVEQLPLRFASTDQLMQTIERIVSTVNRRVDESNPMVDARLPSGERVNVIIPPLSLTGPTLTIRRFPRSFTLQELIGFGSLDEHMLFLLAGLVQAKFNIIVSGATGTGKTTLLNALSGLIPDGERIITIEDSAELQLQQSHVIRLEARPPNVEGRGHITIRDLVRNSLRMRPDRIVVGEVRGGESLDMLQAMSTGHDGSLATVHANSAEDALMRLQTLASMSDVEVPFVALHDQINSAVDVIVQLTRFADGARRVTEIALLESHGSEPYRLATVARFAARPMTADGHVHGAFEYHPLPRRTADRLYMANQPVPQAFGVAHSADQLATREAR; this is translated from the coding sequence ATGAGCCTCCGCGCACGCATCAACTCCCCCGAGGAGCACGGCAGCTGGGGCGAGGACGGCCACCTCGTCGCCTCCTACCGGGCCAAGCTGCTGGAGGAGATCGACCTCGCGGAGATGAGTTCGCTGGCCGCCGCCGACCGCCGGGCACGGCTGGAACGGGTGCTCGGGCACATCATCAGCCGCGAGGGCCCGGTCCTGTCGACCGTGGAGCGCGCCCAGCTGATCCGCCGGGTCGTCGACGAGGCGCTCGGCCTCGGCATCCTGGAACCGCTCCTCGAAGACGCCTCCATCACCGAGATCATGGTCAACGGCCCCGACGCGATCTTCGTCGAGCGCGGCGGCCGGGTCGAACAACTGCCGCTGCGCTTCGCCTCCACCGACCAGCTGATGCAGACCATCGAGCGGATCGTCTCGACGGTCAACCGGCGCGTCGACGAGTCCAATCCGATGGTCGACGCCCGCCTGCCGTCCGGCGAACGCGTCAACGTCATCATCCCGCCCCTGTCGCTCACCGGCCCGACCCTCACCATCCGCCGCTTCCCGCGCTCCTTCACCCTCCAGGAGCTGATCGGCTTCGGCTCGCTGGACGAGCACATGCTGTTCCTGCTGGCCGGCCTGGTGCAGGCGAAGTTCAACATCATCGTCTCCGGCGCCACCGGCACCGGAAAGACCACCCTCCTCAACGCCCTGTCCGGCCTGATCCCGGACGGCGAACGCATCATCACCATCGAGGACTCCGCCGAGCTCCAGCTCCAGCAGAGCCACGTGATCCGGCTGGAGGCGCGCCCGCCCAACGTGGAGGGCCGCGGCCACATCACCATCCGCGACCTGGTGCGCAACTCGCTGCGCATGCGCCCCGACCGCATCGTCGTCGGCGAGGTCCGCGGCGGCGAGTCGCTGGACATGCTCCAGGCCATGTCCACCGGCCACGACGGGTCGCTCGCCACCGTGCACGCCAACAGCGCCGAGGACGCACTGATGCGCCTGCAGACCCTCGCCTCCATGTCCGACGTCGAGGTCCCCTTCGTCGCCCTGCACGACCAGATCAACAGCGCGGTCGACGTCATCGTCCAGCTCACCCGCTTCGCCGACGGCGCCCGCCGCGTCACCGAGATCGCCCTGCTCGAGAGCCACGGCAGCGAGCCGTACCGGCTGGCGACCGTCGCCCGCTTCGCCGCCCGGCCCATGACCGCCGACGGCCACGTCCACGGCGCGTTCGAGTACCACCCGCTGCCGCGCCGCACCGCCGACCGCCTCTACATGGCGAACCAGCCCGTCCCCCAGGCCTTCGGCGTCGCCCACTCCGCAGACCAGCTGGCCACCCGAGAAGCCAGGTAG
- a CDS encoding type II secretion system F family protein yields MDLTTLVTFTTGVTLLACVLAVAGLHAYAMGRAQRAELVDRLSQTGHVPAGRRRRFRTLDRRLRRTKLGRRLELRLAATGLDITPGEFFAYMLATVAALWLIGQASLAPFFGPLAGLLGVWAAMQFLNWQRQKRIEKFINQLPELARILANATHAGLALRTAIGMAADELEAPAGEELGKVAHQLALGASMDDALGELADRLPSRELVVLVTTLVLSNRAGGQLVSALRNLTDTLEERKETRREIRTQLSQVTMTSYAVPALGVGALFLMNGVKAGALDRMTGSPAGQIAVIIAFAMYAVGFFLIRRLSRIDV; encoded by the coding sequence ATGGATCTGACCACCCTCGTCACCTTCACCACCGGCGTCACCCTGCTGGCCTGCGTCCTCGCCGTGGCGGGCCTGCACGCCTACGCCATGGGCCGCGCCCAGCGGGCGGAGCTCGTCGACCGGCTGTCGCAGACCGGCCACGTCCCGGCGGGCCGCCGGCGCCGCTTCCGCACTCTCGACCGCCGCCTGCGCCGTACGAAGCTGGGCCGCAGACTGGAGCTGAGGCTGGCCGCGACCGGCCTGGACATCACCCCCGGCGAGTTCTTCGCCTACATGCTCGCCACGGTGGCCGCCCTCTGGCTGATCGGGCAGGCCTCCCTGGCGCCCTTCTTCGGCCCGCTCGCCGGCCTGCTGGGCGTCTGGGCGGCGATGCAGTTCCTCAACTGGCAGCGGCAGAAACGCATCGAGAAGTTCATCAACCAGCTCCCCGAACTGGCCCGCATCCTGGCCAACGCCACCCACGCCGGCCTCGCCCTGCGCACCGCCATCGGCATGGCCGCCGACGAACTGGAGGCCCCGGCCGGCGAGGAACTGGGCAAGGTCGCCCACCAACTGGCCCTCGGCGCCTCGATGGACGACGCCCTGGGCGAGCTGGCGGACCGCCTGCCCTCCCGCGAACTGGTCGTCCTGGTGACCACCCTGGTCCTGTCCAACCGGGCCGGCGGCCAGCTGGTGAGCGCCCTGCGCAACCTCACCGACACCCTGGAGGAGCGCAAGGAGACCCGGCGCGAGATCCGCACCCAGCTGTCCCAGGTCACCATGACCTCGTACGCGGTCCCGGCACTCGGCGTGGGCGCGCTGTTCCTGATGAACGGCGTCAAGGCCGGCGCGCTGGACCGCATGACGGGCTCTCCGGCCGGCCAGATCGCGGTGATCATCGCCTTCGCGATGTATGCGGTCGGGTTCTTCCTCATCCGCCGGCTGTCCCGCATCGACGTATGA
- a CDS encoding DUF5936 domain-containing protein has protein sequence MALLLALVMGLSVWGVFAGIRMYRADAKLPSDLVLALEVGSTRTGAVDSVIDRLGMRYAPAVLRLMGPKLVARYRRKIDLAGNPGGLTIDRYAARRAVYGFLGGVGFLVFLLRGQYLVALLLLAFGALWTEVGIWSAIRVRRDVIERTLPDFLDVLAVVVSAGLGFRQALDRVASRYEGPWADELRITLRQMDLGMSRRQAFAELRRRNDSEQVAMFVTALQQGEELGAPIVDTLVALAKDMRRTDAQNARRKAARAVPKATLMITTFMVPATMILLGAGLLLGSGVDFSSVTGK, from the coding sequence ATGGCACTGCTGCTCGCCCTCGTGATGGGCCTCAGCGTCTGGGGCGTCTTCGCCGGTATCCGCATGTACCGCGCGGACGCCAAGCTCCCCAGCGACCTGGTGCTGGCCCTGGAGGTCGGTTCGACGAGGACCGGCGCCGTGGACTCGGTCATCGACCGCCTCGGCATGCGCTACGCCCCCGCGGTGCTGCGCCTGATGGGCCCCAAGCTGGTCGCCAGGTACCGCCGCAAGATCGACCTGGCGGGCAACCCGGGCGGCCTGACCATCGACCGCTACGCGGCCCGGCGCGCGGTGTACGGCTTCCTGGGCGGCGTGGGCTTCCTGGTGTTCCTGCTGCGCGGCCAGTACCTCGTGGCGCTGCTGCTGCTGGCCTTCGGCGCGCTGTGGACGGAGGTCGGCATCTGGTCGGCGATCCGCGTCCGCCGGGACGTCATCGAACGCACCCTGCCCGACTTCCTCGACGTACTGGCCGTCGTGGTCAGCGCGGGCCTCGGTTTCCGCCAGGCGCTGGACCGGGTGGCGTCGAGGTACGAGGGCCCCTGGGCGGACGAACTGCGCATCACCCTGCGCCAGATGGACCTCGGCATGAGCCGTCGCCAGGCCTTCGCCGAGCTTCGGCGGCGCAACGACTCCGAACAGGTCGCCATGTTCGTCACCGCCCTCCAGCAGGGCGAGGAACTGGGCGCGCCGATCGTGGACACGCTGGTGGCCCTCGCCAAGGACATGCGCCGTACGGACGCGCAGAACGCCCGCCGCAAGGCCGCCCGCGCGGTCCCCAAGGCCACCCTGATGATCACCACCTTCATGGTCCCGGCCACCATGATCCTCCTCGGCGCCGGCCTGCTCCTCGGCTCGGGCGTGGACTTCAGCTCCGTCACGGGCAAGTAG
- a CDS encoding histidine kinase, whose amino-acid sequence MTTTKERTERTRLLRRRPRTPETTGPPTGTVLPSHVRTGAADTPVTSVTPGLPPVPEPARAPLPGVPKQAGPVSLPEDRRAADAAPTAQPPQSPAPEKLQISALQAMCRHVFAFRLAMIALSAPAALLGAAPGLATRLVSAAVIATFMGSYVLFRDWERFGPLLLRHPTLLAVDTLFGALLLIAAGPDSTLAYVSVCTPLLAGLVYSWRGAALFASLQSLILLVIYASTRELHATPAQSALFPGLCVIAGAAGVTLRNLLLRFGAATQALTEVQARLAVAEAVGAERARLAREMHDSVAKTLHGVALAADGLAGSASADRIDPALIRQQAELVARSVRRAATEARELLGDLRRENDPAQSRDVLAELAARARDFGTRTGVPTTYRPTADPVGSVDSGGSVDPGVPAVSAIPPAVARQLLSIASEAMENAHRHAEPTHVDVSGGVHGDVLCISVYDDGRGLPSGTTLEQLRQAGHFGLIGMVERAASVGARIRIGSGDHPRGTEVRLELPLGASTRETT is encoded by the coding sequence ATGACGACGACGAAGGAACGCACGGAACGGACGCGGCTCTTACGCCGCCGCCCCAGGACGCCCGAGACCACGGGCCCGCCGACGGGTACGGTCCTGCCGTCCCACGTCCGCACGGGCGCGGCCGACACCCCGGTCACGTCGGTGACGCCGGGGCTGCCGCCGGTGCCGGAACCGGCGAGAGCCCCCTTGCCCGGGGTGCCGAAGCAGGCGGGGCCCGTGTCCCTGCCCGAGGACCGGAGGGCCGCCGACGCCGCCCCCACAGCACAGCCCCCGCAGAGCCCCGCGCCCGAAAAGCTCCAGATCAGCGCCCTGCAGGCAATGTGCCGTCACGTCTTCGCCTTCCGCCTGGCGATGATCGCCCTGTCCGCCCCCGCCGCCCTCCTGGGCGCCGCCCCCGGTCTGGCCACCCGCCTGGTCAGCGCCGCGGTGATCGCCACCTTCATGGGGTCGTACGTCCTCTTCCGGGACTGGGAGCGCTTCGGCCCCCTCCTCCTGCGCCACCCCACCCTCCTCGCCGTCGACACCCTCTTCGGCGCCCTCCTCCTCATCGCCGCGGGCCCGGACAGCACCCTCGCCTACGTCAGCGTCTGCACCCCGCTCCTCGCCGGTCTCGTCTACAGCTGGCGCGGCGCCGCCCTCTTCGCCTCGCTCCAGTCGCTGATCCTCCTGGTCATCTACGCGAGTACGAGGGAACTGCACGCCACCCCCGCCCAGTCGGCGCTCTTCCCGGGCCTGTGCGTCATCGCCGGCGCGGCCGGGGTCACCCTGCGCAACCTGCTCCTCCGCTTCGGCGCGGCCACCCAGGCGCTGACCGAGGTGCAGGCCCGTCTCGCGGTCGCGGAGGCGGTCGGCGCGGAACGCGCCCGACTGGCGCGGGAGATGCACGACTCGGTGGCCAAGACCCTGCACGGCGTGGCCCTGGCCGCCGACGGTCTCGCGGGCTCCGCGAGCGCCGACCGGATCGATCCCGCCCTGATCAGACAGCAGGCGGAACTCGTGGCCCGCTCGGTCCGCCGCGCCGCCACCGAGGCGAGGGAACTGCTCGGCGACCTGCGCCGCGAGAACGATCCCGCCCAGAGTAGGGACGTACTGGCGGAACTCGCCGCCCGCGCACGCGACTTCGGCACCCGTACGGGGGTGCCGACCACCTACCGTCCGACGGCTGATCCGGTCGGTTCCGTCGACTCCGGGGGTTCCGTCGATCCTGGCGTGCCCGCCGTGTCCGCCATCCCGCCCGCGGTGGCCCGCCAGCTCCTCTCCATCGCCTCGGAGGCGATGGAGAACGCCCACCGCCACGCGGAGCCCACCCACGTCGACGTGAGCGGGGGCGTCCACGGGGACGTGCTGTGCATCAGCGTCTACGACGACGGCCGCGGCCTGCCCTCCGGCACCACCCTCGAACAACTCCGCCAGGCCGGCCACTTCGGCCTGATCGGCATGGTCGAACGTGCCGCTTCGGTGGGCGCCCGCATCCGCATCGGCAGCGGGGACCATCCGCGCGGCACGGAGGTTCGCCTGGAGCTTCCGCTGGGCGCTTCGACACGGGAGACGACGTGA
- a CDS encoding response regulator transcription factor gives MPNPFEGFPPETPSAPLRVLVADDNPVVRAGLTALLTGRADITVVAEAADGRAAWEAAQRHRPDVVLLDVRMPGVDGISALPHLVRIAPVMMLTYSRESEIVEEALRRGADGYLVHGEFTADQLVAAVRDIREGRAHFTHTAAGALLTRLRRTAAPTGSSLPEGLGDANAHDDERSGTESSGVYAKNLSQLQPDVGQSSSGWTGGRPAAVDRSRFQLSTREAEIMDHIASGMTNQQIAAACFISEKTVKNHINRIFAKLHSTSRAEAAAKWLGTAPGSDPGPSRGRG, from the coding sequence ATGCCGAACCCCTTCGAGGGTTTCCCGCCGGAAACCCCTTCCGCACCGCTGCGCGTCCTCGTCGCGGACGACAACCCCGTGGTCCGTGCCGGCCTGACGGCTCTCCTCACCGGCCGCGCGGACATCACGGTGGTGGCCGAGGCCGCGGACGGCCGCGCGGCCTGGGAAGCGGCGCAGCGGCACCGCCCCGACGTCGTACTGCTCGACGTCCGCATGCCCGGCGTGGACGGCATCTCGGCGCTGCCCCACCTGGTGCGGATCGCCCCCGTCATGATGCTCACCTACAGCCGCGAGTCGGAGATCGTCGAGGAGGCCCTGCGGCGCGGTGCGGACGGCTACCTGGTGCACGGCGAGTTCACGGCCGACCAACTGGTCGCCGCGGTACGGGACATCAGGGAGGGCAGGGCCCACTTCACCCACACGGCCGCGGGGGCGCTGCTGACCCGGTTGCGCCGGACCGCCGCCCCGACGGGCAGCTCACTGCCGGAGGGGTTGGGAGATGCGAATGCACATGATGATGAACGGTCAGGAACCGAGTCTTCAGGCGTTTACGCGAAAAACCTTTCGCAACTGCAACCGGATGTGGGACAGTCGTCATCTGGATGGACAGGTGGCCGTCCGGCCGCCGTGGACAGATCGAGGTTCCAACTCAGCACCAGGGAGGCGGAGATCATGGACCACATCGCGTCCGGCATGACCAACCAGCAGATCGCCGCCGCCTGCTTCATCAGCGAGAAGACCGTCAAGAACCACATCAACCGCATCTTCGCCAAGCTCCACAGCACGAGCCGTGCGGAGGCCGCCGCCAAGTGGCTGGGCACGGCCCCGGGTTCGGACCCGGGTCCGTCGCGAGGGCGGGGGTGA
- a CDS encoding pilus assembly protein TadG-related protein: MTRPRRYGDAGQAFPIYLTVVAGLLFLAFAYFAVGQAAVNRNGAQTAADAAALAAAQDTRDKLAGEWVKDALDPTKWQDIFAGKRIEFGGCERASELAAANDANLMACQGGGLRYDVKVQTRKTMGKSVVPITENTKSNASAAAVIEPLCQPLAAGSGPDALPGLTCKNGVDWKVDPKHSTDLPKPQDLFDVHLAN; this comes from the coding sequence TTGACCCGACCTCGTCGGTACGGCGACGCAGGGCAGGCCTTCCCCATCTACCTCACGGTGGTGGCGGGCCTGCTCTTCCTTGCGTTCGCCTATTTCGCGGTCGGCCAGGCCGCTGTGAACAGGAACGGGGCTCAGACGGCGGCTGACGCCGCAGCACTTGCAGCGGCCCAGGACACCAGGGACAAGTTGGCCGGCGAGTGGGTGAAGGACGCACTGGACCCGACGAAGTGGCAGGACATTTTCGCGGGCAAAAGGATCGAGTTCGGCGGGTGCGAGCGTGCGTCTGAGCTCGCTGCAGCGAACGACGCGAACTTGATGGCCTGTCAAGGTGGCGGCCTGCGCTACGACGTCAAGGTTCAGACCCGAAAGACCATGGGCAAGTCTGTCGTTCCCATCACTGAGAACACGAAATCGAACGCGTCGGCGGCCGCTGTCATAGAGCCGCTTTGCCAGCCTTTGGCCGCAGGCTCCGGACCCGATGCACTGCCGGGCCTCACCTGCAAGAACGGCGTTGACTGGAAAGTGGATCCGAAGCACTCCACCGATCTCCCGAAGCCCCAGGACCTCTTCGACGTCCACCTGGCCAACTGA
- a CDS encoding OmpA family protein, with the protein MTHTRLTLALTAATVMVAANLYGAAGARADDTAPSVPPGTEPSASAPVKIDPHDPDLKLPEGATLAAPKVLDIKSVVEDQGGEERREDTNTDVTFALQAEVLFPKDSAKLSDDAKSRIDAIAQEIKKQKATQIRVFGFTDNLGSHEHGVVLSKQRANAVQDVLSQELNDPNVTFDVRGYAEQYPIADNSTEDGRKKNRRVEVTFPRSQS; encoded by the coding sequence ATGACCCACACCCGCCTCACCCTCGCCCTCACCGCCGCCACCGTCATGGTCGCCGCGAACCTCTACGGCGCCGCCGGGGCCCGTGCCGACGACACTGCCCCCAGCGTGCCGCCCGGCACGGAGCCCTCCGCTTCCGCGCCCGTGAAGATCGACCCGCACGATCCCGACCTCAAGCTCCCCGAGGGCGCCACCCTCGCCGCGCCCAAGGTGCTGGACATCAAGTCGGTGGTCGAGGACCAGGGGGGTGAGGAGCGCCGTGAGGACACCAACACGGACGTGACGTTCGCGCTCCAGGCCGAGGTGCTGTTCCCCAAGGACAGCGCGAAGCTGAGCGACGACGCGAAGTCCCGCATCGACGCGATCGCGCAGGAGATCAAGAAGCAGAAGGCGACGCAGATCCGCGTGTTCGGCTTCACGGACAACCTGGGCAGCCACGAACACGGCGTGGTGCTGTCCAAGCAGCGGGCGAACGCCGTCCAGGACGTGCTCTCCCAGGAGCTGAACGACCCGAACGTCACCTTCGACGTGCGCGGTTACGCCGAGCAGTACCCCATCGCGGACAACTCCACGGAGGACGGCCGCAAGAAGAACCGCCGGGTCGAGGTCACGTTCCCCCGCAGCCAGAGCTGA